The following are from one region of the Juglans regia cultivar Chandler chromosome 10, Walnut 2.0, whole genome shotgun sequence genome:
- the LOC108996646 gene encoding aspartate aminotransferase, mitochondrial-like — MTFRAVMWGRARRSSSYLGARWMSSWWQSVEPAPKDPILGVTEAFLADHSPNKVNVGVGAYRDDNGKPVVLECVREAEQRIAGNLNMEYLPMGGSVKMVEETLKLAYGEDSEFIKDKRIAAVQSLSGTGACRLFADFQKRFRPDSQIYIPIPTWANHHNIWRDAQVPQRTFHYYHPESRGLDFAALMDDIKNAPNGSFFLLHACAHNPTGVDPSEDQWREISYQFKAKGHFPFFDMAYQGFASGDPERDAKSIRIFLEDGHLIGIAQSYAKNMGLYGQRVGCLSVLCEDEKQAVAVKSQLQLLARPMYSNPPLHGALIVSTILSDPELKKLWLKEVKVMADRIIGMRSALRENLEKLGSPLSWEHITNQIGMFCYSGMTPEQVDRLTEEFHIYMTRNGRISMAGVTTGNVGYLANAIHEITKSA; from the exons ATGACGTTTAGGGCGGTGATGTGGGGTCGGGCCAGGAGGTCGAGCTCCTATTTGGGAGCGAGGTGGATGTCTTCATGGTGGCAGAGCGTGGAGCCGGCACCCAAGGATCCGATACTCGGCGTTACGGAGGCTTTCCTGGCCGATCACAGCCCGAACAAAGTCAATGTCGGAGTT GGTGCTTACCGAGACGACAACGGAAAGCCAGTTGTTCTTGAATGCGTTAGAGAAGCAGAGCAAAGGATCGCTGGAAACTTAAACAT GGAGTATCTTCCAATGGGAGGGAGCGTGAAGATGGTGGAAGAAACATTGAAACTGGCCTATGGGGAGGATTCTGAGTTTATCAAAGATAAAAGGATAGCAGCAGTACAATCTCTCTCTGGCACTGGTGCATGCCGACTTTTTGCAGACTTTCAAAAGCGTTTTCGTCCTGACTCACAAATTTACATACCAATCCCTACCTGGGCCAA CCACCATAACATTTGGAGAGATGCTCAGGTACCTCAGAGGACCTTCCATTACTATCACCCGGAGTCACGAGGGTTAGATTTCGCTGCATTGATGGACGATATAAAG AATGCACCAAATGGCTCATTCTTCCTACTTCATGCTTGTGCTCATAATCCTACTGGAGTGGATCCTTCAGAGGATCAATGGAGAGAGATCTCATACCAGTTCAAG GCAAAGGGTCATTTTCCCTTCTTTGACATGGCGTATCAAGGTTTTGCTAGTGGTGATCCAGAGAGAGATGCAAAGTCCATCAGGATTTTTCTTGAGGATGGACATCTAATTGGAATTGCTCAATCCTATGCAAAAAATATGGGACTCTATGGCCAGCGAGTAGGATGCCTAAG TGTGCTTTGTGAAGACGAAAAGCAAGCTGTAGCTGTGAAAAGTCAGTTGCAGCTGCTGGCCAGACCCATGTATAGCAACCCTCCTCTTCACGGTGCGCTAATAGTTTCAACTATTCTTAGTGATCCAGAGTTGAAGAAGTTATGGCTCAAAGAAGTTAAG GTTATGGCAGATCGCATCATTGGAATGCGATCAGCTCTACGAGAAAATCTTGAGAAGTTGGGGTCACCCTTATCATGGGAGCACATCACTAATCAG ATTGGTATGTTCTGTTATAGTGGGATGACACCAGAACAAGTTGATCGTTTGACGGAAGAGTTTCATATCTACATGACTCGAAATGGTCGTATAAG TATGGCTGGTGTTACTACCGGAAATGTTGGGTATTTGGCTAATGCCATCCACGAGATCACCAAATCTGCTTAG